From the genome of Colletotrichum higginsianum IMI 349063 chromosome 4, whole genome shotgun sequence, one region includes:
- a CDS encoding Mitochondrial distribution and morphology protein 12, translated as MSIDLNWETLTTGPDGEALALRIRDFIHTKFQAVPLPRFIKSVKVHDFEFGAIAPELELKDITDPLPDFYEDNSDIEDDEDEEQALDEPPQLQHFPKSELSAGERRRQREEASMPPRLSMHALRGQSGDFPSPFLGVSTPGILGGTSNLHYFQSHLGTGWSGTQTPLAAVAGAHMGSRLDSSAIMSPAGSPPPPSHSRNPSQSSISVSDFNPTLAQLREKSSVSTLAPTSAGASRPPTRDTHLAGSAIQEEDEDGQEHGEGEEEGDAPRFREPRPEDLQAVFRIRYAGDVRLRLTAEILLDYPMPSFVGIPVQLSVTGLTFDGVGVMAHIRKRVHFCFLSPEDAATAVGADDAGPSEPGKRFGGLLQEIQVESEIGLRDGGKQSLKNVGKVERFVLEQVRRIFENEFVYPSFWTFLV; from the coding sequence ATGTCAATAGACCTAAACTGGGAGACGCTCACGACCGGGCCAGATGGGGAGGCCCTGGCTCTCCGTATCCGCGATTTCATCCACACAAAGTTTCAGGCCGTACCCTTGCCGCGCTTCATCAAGTCGGTCAAAGTACACGACTTCGAGTTCGGCGCTATCGCTCCGGAGCTGGAGCTTAAAGACATCACCGACCCCTTGCCGGACTTTTACGAAGACAACTCCGACAttgaggatgacgaggacgaagagcaGGCTCTCGACGAGCCGCCTCAGTTGCAACACTTCCCCAAGAGCGAGCTGAGCGCCGGTGAGAGGAGGAGACAGCGCGAGGAagcgtcgatgccgccgaggctcAGCATGCACGCCCTCAGGGGCCAGTCCGGGGACTTTCCCAGCCCGTTCCTGGGTGTCTCTACGCCGGGCATCTTGGGTGGCACGTCGAACCTCCACTATTTCCAGTCGCACCTCGGCACGGGGTGGTCGGGAACGCAGACACCACTCGCGGCGGTGGCCGGGGCGCACATGGGCAGCAGGCTCGACTCGTCGGCCATCATGTCGCCCGCGGgttcaccgccgccgccgagccacAGCCGGAACCCCTCGCAGAGCTCCATCTCCGTGAGCGATTTCAACCCGACACTGGCGCAGCTGCGCGAGAAGTCGAGCGTGTCGACGCTGGCCCCGACATCGGCAGGGGCCTCGAGGCCACCAACTAGGGATACGCACCTAGCCGGGTCGGCGAtccaggaggaggacgaagatgggCAGGAGcacggggagggggaggaggaaggggacgCGCCGCGGTTCAGGGAGCCGAGGCCGGAGGACTTGCAGGCGGTGTTTCGGATCCGATATGCCGGGGATGTACGGCTGCGGCTGACGGCGGAGATTTTACTGGACTATCCGATGCCGAGCTTTGTGGGGATCCCGGTACAGCTGAGTGTTACGGGTCTGACGTTCGACGGGGTTGGGGTGATGGCACACATTCGCAAGAGGGTACActtctgcttcttgagcCCCGAGGACGCGGCCACGGCGGTGGGCGCGGACGACGCGGGTCCCAGCGAGCCGGGGAAAAGGTTTGGCGGGCTGTTGCAGGAGATCCAGGTCGAGAGCGAGATTGGGCTCAGAGATGGCGGGAAGCAGAGTCTTAAGAACGTGGGCAAGGTGGAGAGGTTCGTGCTGGAGCAGGTGAGGAGGATATTCGAGAACGAGTTCGTGTATCCCAGCTTCTGGACATTTTTGGTCTGA
- a CDS encoding VPS28 protein: MMPRQPYAPTPHSYIPNTTLSATINLDEEVKLADTRAERDLQDSLAEIFSIIVTLDELEKAFLKDAIPEADYTEICERSLKQYKSILADETVAKAFRGLEEFKAEWDVRIVVFLPSPPALLSRLISLPKQQQLEVPRATERIRVGMPSTTVTASSSAAPAPSAAGNTSGTLILEATQEFITFLDAVKLGLLSKDQLHPLLSDVIQSVNKVTDRDFDSRGKIVQWLITLNQMKATDELSEQQARELEMDIQQAYQGFKSTLT, from the exons ATGATGCCCCGGCAACCCTATGCGCCTACACCGCATAGCTATATTCCAAATACGACGCTCTCAGCGACCATCAATCTCGATGAG GAGGTAAAGTTAGCCGACACTCGCGCCGAGCGCGACCTGCAGGATTCTCTCGCCGAGATCTTCAGCATCATCGTCActctcgacgagctcgaaaAGGCCTTCCTCAAAGACGCCATCCCCGAAGCCGACTACACCGAGATTTGCGAGCGGTCCCTAAAGCAGTACAAGTCTATCCTGGCCGACGAGACTGTGGCCAAGGCATTTCGTGGCCTAGAGGAATTCAAGGCAGAGTGGGATGTTCGTATTGTCGTTTTTCTACCATCACCCCCCGCTTTACTCTCGAGACTGATCTCGTTAccaaaacaacaacagctCGAAGTCCCCCGCGCAACGGAGCGCATCCGAGTCGGCATGCCTTCAACAACCGTcaccgcctcctcgagcgccgccccggccccgtcAGCCGCCGGTAACACGAGCGGCACGCTTATCCTAGAGGCGACGCAGGAGTTCATCACCTTCCTCGATGCCGTCAAGCTGGGCCTACTTTCTAAGGACCAGCTGCACCCCCTGCTATCCGACGTCATCCAGTCGGTCAACAAGGTGACGGACCGTGACTTCGACAGCAGGGGCAAGATCGTGCAGTGGCTCATCACGCTAAACCAGATGAAGGCCACGGACGAGCTGAGTGAGCAACAGGCTCGCGAGCTCGAGATGGATATCCAGCAGGCCTACCAGGGGTTCAAGAGTACTCTGACGTAG
- a CDS encoding Noc2p family protein — MGSQKKNLKATKKFEKNHLKGVLDKRKETAKVKQRMQVKAKKQSKNTKDSEFFKKDEAAAKAKANGHQKDAKVSAMSVDDFFQGGFEDIIDKKDKKSAKKLGKRKRDAPAGEEGSDSDAGDFSGEDEPVASDSEDGGSDDDENLGMTKEAMDKLAQNDPEFYKFLKENDPEALDFDENADLAEVDELSAGSDHSDDDEQPKKKRKKDAKKKAAPEEEEVLVDNELTREMVAKWKKLIEEKQSLRAARQVVLAFRCAAHLNEDDADDEKTQRYTISSPEVFHDILIVALKQIPEIISHHLPIKESASGKIYVPTDSKKFHTLSIMIKTFTASIIHLLSTLSDDSTLKLTIGSLEPLVPYLMSFRKLLKALIKTVVNYWARPASSETTKITSFLVLRRLVVIGDKGIRETVLKAVYQGLVSSCRATNINTIQGINLMKNSAAELWGIDQTVGYTTAFTFIRQLAIHLRNSIVKKEKDAHKIVYNWQYTHSLDFWSCVLSEHCSSLKEAEAGKESQLKLLIYPLVQVTLGAMRLIPSPTFFPLRFHLIRSILRLSRATNTYIPLASALIEVLESADMRRFPKASSIKPLDFNVAYKAPKSYLRTRVYQDGVGEQVVELFSEYFTIWAKNIAFPEFTLPVLIQLKRWVKQARKISTGNKNNKVISQIVLLVQKLEANAKFIEEKRAKVDFAPKDRAQVDAFLRDFDWEKTPLGAFVVVQRKIREQKAKALEDARKEDEKKRKEEEKDALAANAEDDSEEEYADELMDDEAEEAEEDDDEEEDDDVEDDDE, encoded by the coding sequence ATGGGTTCCCAGAAGAAAAACCTCaaggcgacgaagaagtTCGAGAAGAACCACCTGAAGGGTGTTCTGGACAAGAGGAAGGAGACGGCAAAGGTCAAGCAGCGCATGCaggtcaaggccaagaagcagTCCAAGAACACTAAGGATTCCGAATTCTTCAAGAAGGATGAGGCCGCTGCCAAGGCAAAGGCCAATGGCCACCAGAAGGACGCCAAGGTCAGCGCCATGAGCGTCGACGACTTCTTCCAGGGCGGCTTCGAGGACATCATcgacaagaaggacaagaagtcggcgaagaagcttGGCAAGCGGAAGCGCGATGCGCCCGCGGGAGAGGAGGGATCGGACTCGGACGCGGGCGACTTCTCCGGCGAGGATGAGCCCGTCGCCAGCGATAGCGAGGACGGTGGTagcgacgatgacgagaacCTCGGTATGACCAAGGAGGCCATGGACAAGCTCGCCCAGAACGACCCCGAATTCTACAAGTTCCTCAAGGAGAACGATCCGGAAGCCCTTGACTTTGACGAGAACGCCGACCTTGCCGAGGTAGACGAGCTCAGCGCCGGTAGCGACcactcggacgacgacgagcaacCGAAAAAGAAGCGCAAGAAGgacgccaagaagaaggccgctccggaggaggaagaagtcctcgtcgacaacgaGCTAACGCGCGAGATGGTGGCCAAGTGGAAGAAGCTGATTGAGGAGAAGCAGAGCTTGCGCGCCGCGAGACAGGTTGTTCTGGCCTTCCGCTGTGCGGCTCACCtcaacgaggacgacgccgatgacgagaagACGCAGAGATACACCATCTCCAGCCCCGAGGTCTTCCACGACATCCTGATCGTTGCCCTCAAGCAGATCCCCGAGATTATCTCGCACCACCTTCCCATCAAAGAATCGGCGTCCGGCAAAATCTACGTGCCTACCGACTCGAAGAAGTTCCACACGCTGTCCATCATGATCAAGACCTTTACCGCCTCTATTATCCACCTTCTCAGCACGCTGTCCGACGACTCGACCCTCAAGCTCACCATCGGTTCACTAGAGCCCTTGGTTCCCTACCTGATGTCTTTCCGGAAGCTCCTCAAGGCCCTCATCAAAACTGTTGTCAACTACTGGGCCAGACCGGCCAGCTCAGAAACCACCAAGATCACGTCCTTCCTTGTCTTGCGGAgactcgtcgtcatcggtgACAAGGGTATCCGCGAGACAGTTCTCAAGGCTGTGTACCAAGGGCTCGTCTCTAGCTGCAGAGCAACAAACATCAATACCATCCAGGGTATCAATCTGATGAAGAACTCGGCCGCAGAGTTGTGGGGTATCGACCAAACCGTTGGCTACACCACCGCCTTCACGTTCATCCGCCAACTGGCCATCCACCTTAGAAACAGCATTGtcaagaaggaaaaggacgCCCACAAGATCGTCTACAATTGGCAGTACACCCACTCGCTCGACTTCTGGTCATGCGTGCTTTCCGAGCACTGCAGCTCCTtgaaggaggcggaggcgggcaAGGAAAGCCAGCTGAAGCTCCTGATCTACCCGCTGGTGCAAGTCACGCTGGGTGCGATGCGCCTCATTCCCTCGCCCACATTCTTCCCCCTCCGCTTCCACCTGATCCGCTCCATCCTCCGCTTGTCTCGTGCGACCAACACCTACATCCCTCTCGCATCCGCTCTcatcgaggtcctcgagtCAGCCGACATGAGACGTTTCCCCAAGGCGTCGTCGATCAAGCCCCTCGACTTCAACGTTGCGTACAAGGCGCCCAAGTCGTACCTCCGTACGCGTGTTTACCaagacggcgttggcgagcaGGTTGTTGAGCTCTTCAGCGAGTACTTCACCATATGGGCCAAGAACATCGCGTTCCCCGAGTTCACGCTGCCTGTTCTCATCCAGCTGAAGCGCTGGGTCAAGCAGGCGCGCAAGATCAGCACGGgcaacaagaacaacaaaGTCATCTCGCAGATCGTGCTGCTGGTGCAGAAGCTCGAGGCTAACGCCAAGTTTATTGAGGAGAAGCGTGCCAAGGTCGACTTTGCGCCCAAGGACCGCGCGCAGGTGGACGCGTTCCTGCGTGACTTTGACTGGGAGAAAACGCCTCtcggcgccttcgtcgtcgtgcAGCGCAAGATTAGGGagcagaaggccaaggcgctcgaggacgcgaggaaggaagacgagaagaagcgaaaggaggaggagaaggatgcGCTCGCCGCGAATGCCGAAGACGACTCTGAGGAGGAgtacgccgacgagctgatGGAtgacgaggcggaggaggcggaggaagatgatgacgaagaagaggacgatgatgtggaagacgatgacgagtAG